The sequence AAATAAATCCCATTTTTTCTACCATAGATAATTTATTTCTCTCTTTATACAGGTAATAAGCAATAGCTACAATTGCTATAATTGTAGCTATGCTTATTATATCTAGTTTTCCTTGAAACATTCCAAAGGCAATACCTCTATTTTTTACATAAGTAAGATGAAAAAAATCATTTATTATAGGTAGTGTCTCCCCTTCTAGCATATTGCTATCTATGAGGTATTTTGATAGTTGATCAGCACCAACAAGTATCAAAATTAAAACTATATATATCATAATTTCTCCTAGTTATTTTTTAGTACAGAAGCACATCTTGGACAAAGTGTAGGATGTTCTACATCTACTCCAACCTCAGTTGAATATTTCCAACATCTTTCACATTTTTCTCCCTCTGCATGTACAACTTTTATGTATAATTCTTTTAATTCTTCTCCCTCTACAAATGTTTCATCATAAGAATTTACTATTTCAACATTTGAAACAATTAATGCTAACTCTAGTCTATCTCTATTTTCTACTAAGAATTTTTGCATATCGACGTTTTTAGAGAATAGCACTACTTTAGCATCAAGAGAATTCCCAATTATTCTATTCTCTCCTTGTCTTGCTTTCTCTAGAGATTTATTGGCTTCTTTTCTTATTTTTATAATATCTGCCCATTTAGCTTCTACTTCTGGATTTAAGTACTCATCATTTTCCTCATACCATGAAGTTAAAAGTACTGATTCCTCATCTTTTAAAGCTTCTGGTAATGTATCCCAAATCTCTTCAGCTGTAAATGAAAGAATTGGAGCTATCATCTTAGTTAAAGTTAATAATATCTCTGTCATTACTGTTTGAGCTGATTTTCTATCTAATGAGTTTGTTCCTTCTGTATATAATCTATCTTTTATAATATCTAAATAGAAAGCTGACATGTCTACACCAGCAAAGTAATGAATATCTTGGAATAAGTTATAGAACTCATATTTTTCATAATTTTCTGTAACTTTTCTCTTTAAAATTTCTAATTTATTTAATGCCCATTTATCAATTTCCATTAAATCTTTGTAAGCTACTTTATCAGTTGTAGGATTGAAATCATTGCTATTACCTAAAATATATCTAGCAGTATTTCTTACTCTTCTGTATGCCTCTGCCATTTGTTTTAAGATATTATCAGAGATTTTCACATCCTCTCTGTAATCTACTGAAGCACACCATAATCTCAAGATATCTGCTCCATATACTTTTATAACATCAGCTGGCACTACTACATTTCCTACCGATTTAGACATTTTCTTACCTTCTCCATCATTTACAAATCCATGAGTTAAGATTTTTTTGTATGGAGCATCATGTGTAGAACCTATTGAAGTAAGAAGTGATGTTTGGAACCATCCTCTATGTTGGTCAGAACCCTCTAAGTACATATCAGCTGGTCTATGTAATAGTTCTCCTCTAGTTTCTAAAACTGATCTATGAGATACTCCAGAGTCAAACCAAACGTCCATAATATTTGTTTCTTTTCTTAATGTTACTCCTTTTAAGTTATATTTCTCTAATAACTCTTCTCCTATTAACTCTTCAGCTGTATGAGTTAACCAAGCTGCTGTTCCCTCTTTTTTAACTATCTCTACTATTCTTGCTAAAATCTCTTTATTATAAATCTCTTTTCCAGTCTCTTCATTGTAGAATACAGGAATTGGTACTCCCCATACTCTTTGTCTAGAGATACACCAGTCAGGTCTTGTTTCTAGCATAGAACCTATTCTATTTCTTCCCCATGCTGGTACAAACTCTACATTATCAAGAACTCTTAACGCTTTCTCTCTTAAATCTGAACCTTCAGCTTTTACGAACCATTGCTCTGTAGCTCTAAATATTACTGGAGTTTTTGACCTCCAATCGTGTGGATAAGAGTGCTCTATATTTTTTAATTTTAATAAGTGTCCAGTCTCTTCAATATGAGTAACTATTGCTTTATTTGCCTTTAAGTAGAATAATCCAGCAAACTGTCCTGCTTCCTCAGTAAGTACCCCTTTGTTATTAATAGGAGAGATTACCTCAATTCCATATCTAGTTGCTACTACATAGTCATCTTGTCCATGTCCAGGAGCTGTGTGTACACAACCTGTTCCTGCATCAGCAGTAACGTGTGTTCCTAATATTATCATACCTGTTCTCTCTAAGAATGGATGTTTATAAGTTGCTCTTTCTAAGTCACTTCCTATAAACTCTTTTACTAATTCATATTCAGCTATTTCCATCTCAGCAAAAGCTTTTTCTGCTAAATCTTTAGCTAGAATTAGATTTCCTTTTTCTGTTTTATATACTCCATATTCGAAGTTAGGATTTAATGATATAGCCATATTTGCTGGTAATGTCCAAGGAGTTGTTGTCCAAATTACTACCCAAGTTTGTTCTGTAAGTCCTAATCTTTCTAATAAATCAGCATTAGCTTCCATTTTTACATAGATAGATGGAGAAGTTACATTCTTATACTCTATTTCAGCTTCTGCTAGAGCTGTTTCTGTAACTGGAGACCAATAAATTGGCTTTAATCCTTTGAAAATATATCCATTTTCATAAAGCTCTCCAAATACTTCTAATTGTTTTGCTTCATACTCTGGTTTTAAAGTTAAGTAAGGATTTTCCCAATCTCCTAGTACTCCTAATCTTTTAAATCCTTCTCTTTGAATTCCTACCCATTTAAGAGCATATTCTGTACAAAGTTTTCTTATCTCTAATGGAGACATCTCCTTTGCTTTCTCTCCTAATTTTTCTGT comes from Fusobacterium necrogenes and encodes:
- the lspA gene encoding signal peptidase II, which produces MIYIVLILILVGADQLSKYLIDSNMLEGETLPIINDFFHLTYVKNRGIAFGMFQGKLDIISIATIIAIVAIAYYLYKERNKLSMVEKMGFIYILAGAIGNMIDRAFRGFVVDMVDFRGIWSYVFNLADVWINIGVVFVLLDQLILRKKRETEEDKK
- the ileS gene encoding isoleucine--tRNA ligase → MSEKDYGSTLNLPKTSFQMKANLPNKEPKIIQKWEKNKIYEKGLSKGTKSFILHDGPPYANGDIHIGHALNKILKDIILKYKRLRGYNAPYIPGWDTHGLPIELKVTEKLGEKAKEMSPLEIRKLCTEYALKWVGIQREGFKRLGVLGDWENPYLTLKPEYEAKQLEVFGELYENGYIFKGLKPIYWSPVTETALAEAEIEYKNVTSPSIYVKMEANADLLERLGLTEQTWVVIWTTTPWTLPANMAISLNPNFEYGVYKTEKGNLILAKDLAEKAFAEMEIAEYELVKEFIGSDLERATYKHPFLERTGMIILGTHVTADAGTGCVHTAPGHGQDDYVVATRYGIEVISPINNKGVLTEEAGQFAGLFYLKANKAIVTHIEETGHLLKLKNIEHSYPHDWRSKTPVIFRATEQWFVKAEGSDLREKALRVLDNVEFVPAWGRNRIGSMLETRPDWCISRQRVWGVPIPVFYNEETGKEIYNKEILARIVEIVKKEGTAAWLTHTAEELIGEELLEKYNLKGVTLRKETNIMDVWFDSGVSHRSVLETRGELLHRPADMYLEGSDQHRGWFQTSLLTSIGSTHDAPYKKILTHGFVNDGEGKKMSKSVGNVVVPADVIKVYGADILRLWCASVDYREDVKISDNILKQMAEAYRRVRNTARYILGNSNDFNPTTDKVAYKDLMEIDKWALNKLEILKRKVTENYEKYEFYNLFQDIHYFAGVDMSAFYLDIIKDRLYTEGTNSLDRKSAQTVMTEILLTLTKMIAPILSFTAEEIWDTLPEALKDEESVLLTSWYEENDEYLNPEVEAKWADIIKIRKEANKSLEKARQGENRIIGNSLDAKVVLFSKNVDMQKFLVENRDRLELALIVSNVEIVNSYDETFVEGEELKELYIKVVHAEGEKCERCWKYSTEVGVDVEHPTLCPRCASVLKNN